Proteins co-encoded in one Pseudochaenichthys georgianus chromosome 22, fPseGeo1.2, whole genome shotgun sequence genomic window:
- the LOC117467909 gene encoding protein tyrosine phosphatase type IVA 2-like — protein MNRPAPVEISYDCLRFLITHNPTNAQLGRFIEDLKNYRVNTLVRVCAATYDKTPVEQEGIHVLDWPFDDGSAPPDQLVDDWLSLLQTKFRDEPGSCVAVHCVAGLGRAPVLVALALIECGMEYEDAVHFIRLKRRGAFNSKQLLYLESYKPKLCLRSKDGNGQSCCIQ, from the exons ATGAACCGCCCTGCCCCCGTGGAGATCTCTTACGACTGCCTGAGATTCCTGATAACGCACAACCCCACCAACGCACAACTGGGAAGGTTTATAGAG GATCTGAAGAATTATAGAGTTAACACCCTGGTGAGAGTGTGTGCTGCTACATATGACAAGACTCCGGTGGAACAAGAAGGTATTCATGTCCTG GATTGGCCATTCGACGATGGTTCCGCCCCTCCGGACCAGCTGGTTGATGATTGGCTGAGCCTGCTTCAGACAAAGTTCAGGGACGAGCCTGGCAGTTGTGTGGCTGTGCACTGTGTGGCCGGGCTGGGACG AGCTCCTGTGTTGGTGGCCCTGGCTCTAATCGAGTGTGGGATGGAATATGAAGACGCCGTGCACTTCATCAGACT GAAGCGTCGCGGGGCGTTCAACTCCAAACAGCTGCTGTATCTGGAAAGCTACAAACCTAAACTGTGTCTGCGCTCCAAAGACGGCAATGGACAGAGCTGCTGCATACAGTAG